A single window of Colletes latitarsis isolate SP2378_abdomen chromosome 11, iyColLati1, whole genome shotgun sequence DNA harbors:
- the LOC143348034 gene encoding Golgi to ER traffic protein 4 homolog, whose protein sequence is MASRYNHGVQRVLAKLEASVNSENYYEAHQMYRTLYFRYLGQKKYSELLELLYNGSTLLLEHEQYVSGADLGILFINVLTQSGTEPSQNYFEKIINLFSLMSPLSPERDVFVQSALRWSIKNTEYKTGHPDLHKKIAQVFWREKNYIMARQHFIYSRDGSGCATMLVELHEQRGYTNEVDLFIAQAVLQYLCLQNTAAAQEVFNSYTSRHPKINSGPPYILPLLNFLFFLLKTIECGKLAVFTVLCEQYQISLNRDPCYRQYLDKIGQLFFNIPSPRPRKQGLFSSFLQSFFNDVEDEDSDDEQRNTASTSYTAQELD, encoded by the exons ATGGCCTCGCGGTACAATCACGGTGTTCAGCGAGTTTTAGCAAAATTAGAAGCGTCCGTAAATTCGGAAAATTATTATGAGGCTCATCAGATGTATAGAACTTTGTATTTTAG ATATCTTGGACAGAAAAAGTATTCGGAACTTTTAGAATTACTGTATAATGGTTCAACCCTTTTATTAGAACACGAACAA TATGTTAGCGGAGCTGACCtaggaattttatttataaatgtctTAACACAGTCAGGAACAGAACCTTCTCAAaactattttgaaaaaattataaactTATTTAGTTTAATGAGCCCTTTATCGCCTGAAAGAGATGTTTTTGTGCAATCTGCCCTACGATGGAGTATAAAGAATACAGAATATAAGACGGGTCACCCtgatttgcataaaaaaatagcaCAAGTATTTTGGAGAG AAAAAAACTACATAATGGCAAGACAACATTTCATATATAGTAGAGATGGTTCTGGATGTGCTACAATGCTTGTTGAACTTCATGAGCAACGTGGTTACACAAATGAAGTAGATCTTTTTATAGCCCAGGCAGTTTTGCA ATATCTCTGTTTACAAAATACAGCAGCTGCACAGGAAGTTTTTAATTCTTATACTTCACGGCATCCGAAAATAAATAGCGGCCCACCATATATTCTTCCATTATtgaactttttattttttttattgaaaacaaTTGAATG tggTAAACTTGCTGTGTTCACAGTACTTTGTGAACAATATCAAATATCTTTAAATAGAGACCCATGTTATCGACAATACTTAGATAAAATAGGGcagttatttttcaatattccatCACCGCGTCCTCGTAAACAAGGGCTATTTAGTTCTTTTTTACAATCTTTTTTTAACGATGTTGAAGACGAAGACTCAGACGATGAACAAAGAAATACAGCTTCAACCTCATACACAGCACAAGAACTTGACTGA
- the Shmt gene encoding serine hydroxymethyl transferase, whose protein sequence is MIRNWSNLNQRGFQLVENLLITRTQRIKDHVVQGRISEVFRISNRNVRFMATCCTRELKMVSLIQKNLWETDPELFELMEKEKKRQIFSLEMIASENFTSLSVLQCLSSCLHNKYSEGLPGQRYYGGNEYIDEIELLAQKRSLEAFNLNPEEWGCNVQPYSGSPANFAVYTGLIEPHGRIMGLDLPDGGHLTHGFFTPNKKISATSIFFESMPYKVNIETGLIDYDKLAETARLFKPKIIIAGVSCYSRCLDYKQFREIANENNAYLFSDMAHVSGLVAAGLIPSPFEYSDVVSTTTHKTLRGPRAGVIFFRKGVRSIKKNGQKVMYDIENKINQAVFPGLQGGPHNHAIAGIATAMKQAKSQEFLRYQKQIVANAKRLCSSLQKHGYKISTGGTDVHMLLVDLRSTGVTGAKAEKILESISIACNKNTVPGDKSALNPSGIRLGTPALTTRGLVEEDIDKVVDFIHRGLLLSKEVSDISGPLLVDYNRVLNTDARIKEKVAALKEEVETFSKQFAMPGYDTY, encoded by the exons ATGATTCGGAATTGGTCGAATTTAAATCAGCGCGGTTTTCAGTTAGTTGAAAACCTGTTAATCACTCGAACACAGCGTATAAAAGATCATGTTGTTCAAGGACGAATATCAGAAGTGTttcgaatttcaaatcgtaacgTACGCTTTATGGCCACCTGTTGCACACGCGAACTT AAAATGGTAAGCTTAATTCAAAAAAATCTTTGGGAGACAGACCCAGAACTTTTTGAATTgatggaaaaagaaaaaaagagacaAATATTTAGTCTTGAGATGATTGCTAGTGAAAATTTTACATCTCTTAGTGTACTTCAGTGTTTGAGTTCTTGTCTTCATAATAAATATAGTGAAGGTCTTCCTGGCCAAAG GTATTATGGAGGAAATGAATACATCGATGAAATTGAATTATTGGCACAGAAGCGTTCTTTAGAAGCATTTAATTTAAATCCAGAAGAATGGGGCTGTAATGTACAACCATACTCAGGCAGCCCAGCTAATTTTGCTGtatatacaggtttaattgaacctcATGGACGTATAATGGGACTGGATCTTCCCGATGGAGGACATCTTACTCatg GTTTCTTTAcaccaaataaaaaaatttctgcaACATCAATATTTTTTGAATCGATGCCATACAAAGTTAATAttgaaactggtttaattgattatgatAAATTAGCTGAAACAGCAAGATTATTCAAGCCTAAAATTATAATAGCAGGTGTATCTTGCTACAGCAGATGTTTAGATTATAAGCAATTTAGAGAAatagcaaatgaaaataatgctTACTTATTTAGTGATATGGCTCATGTATCAGGATTGGTTGCTGCTGGATTGATTCCCAGTCCATTTGAATACAGTGATGTTGTATCAACTACTACTCATAAAACTTTAAG GGGACCTCGAGCTGGTGTTATCTTCTTTCGTAAGGGAGTCAGAAGCATTAAGAAAAATGGACAAAAAGTTATGTATGACatagaaaataaaatcaatcagGCAGTCTTCCCAGGATTACAGGGTGGACCTCATAATCATGCAATCGCAGGGATTGCTACAGCAATGAAACAAGCTAAATCACAAGAATTCCTTAGATATCAAAAACAAATAGTGGCTAATGCAAAAAGGCTATGTTCAAGTCTTCAAAAACATGGCTATAAAATAAGTACTGGTGGTACTGATGTTCATATGTTATTAGTAGATTTACGGTCTACAGGTGTTACAGGAGCTAAAGCAGAAAAGATTTTAGAGAGTATTTCTATTGCCTGTAATAAAAATACAGTACCGGGTGATAAAAGTGCATTGAACCCTAGTGGTATCAGATTAGGTACACCAGCATTAACTACTCGTGGTTTAGTCGAAGAAGATATTGATAAAGTTGTTGACTTTATACATAGAG GTTTATTACTTTCCAAAGAAGTATCTGACATTTCTGGCCCTCTACTCGTTGATTATAATAGAGTACTGAATACAGATGCTCGTATTAAAGAAAAAGTTGCAGCTTTAAAAGAAGAAGTAGAAACTTTTTCTAAACAATTTGCTATGCCTGGTTATGATACATATTAA